A genomic window from Elaeis guineensis isolate ETL-2024a chromosome 3, EG11, whole genome shotgun sequence includes:
- the LOC140856098 gene encoding protein LURP-one-related 6-like, whose translation MGGSSNAVPIVSKNFCSSSLISLMVRKRPHVVNGGGFVVTNCSQNVAFVVDGCGTLGAKGELMVKDGDGEPILFIRKKGGILQALSTRNKWNGYSTDYEGANKLIFSVTDPKSCFAGNKATRIRVDPKGHSRDLDFEVNGSFADKACTIRDCRGNIAAQVGVNEWIGSKDFYHVVVQPGYDQAFVVGVIAILDNIHGESTRC comes from the exons ATGGGTGGATCAAGCAATGCTGTGCCTATTGTGAGCAAGAACTTTTGTTCCTCTTCTCTGATATCTTTGATGGTTAGGAAAAGGCCTCACGTTGTTAATGGTGGCGGTTTTGTGGTCACTAATTGTAGTCAGAATGTGGCATTTGTGGTAGATGGTTGTGGCACCCTTGGTGCCAAGGGAGAGTTGATGGTGAAGGATGGTGATGGAGAACCTATTCTCTTCATTCGTAAGAAG GGAGGCATTCTTCAAGCTCTAAGCACTCGCAACAAATGGAATGGATACTCGACGGATTACGAAGGAGCCAACAAGTTAATCTTCAGCGTAACCGATCCGAAGTCATGCTTTGCAGGGAACAAAGCAACTAGGATTCGAGTTGATCCGAAGGGCCACAGCAGAGATCTGGACTTTGAGGTTAATGGGTCTTTTGCGGATAAAGCTTGCACCATCAGAGATTGCAGAGGGAACATTGCGGCGCAG GTGGGGGTGAATGAGTGGATTGGCAGCAAGGACTTCTACCATGTGGTTGTGCAGCCAGGCTATGACCAAGCCTTTGTTGTTGGGGTGATTGCAATTCTTGACAATATACATGGGGAGTCCACCAGGTGTTGA